In the Pseudomonas sp. DTU_2021_1001937_2_SI_NGA_ILE_001 genome, one interval contains:
- the macA gene encoding macrolide transporter subunit MacA — MSKTKMRRIGWAGALVVAVAVALYAISAPAKPPTYISTEVQRGDIEDAVLATGTLEGIRQVDVGAQVSGQLMSLKVKLGDKVKKGQWLAQIDPLVLRNTLRQAEVDEEQLQAERRSTLAQMKQARRLYERYRQLHADQAVSSQDFEKAESDYEVLQASLGSLDAKIKSAQVQIDTAKVNLGYARIVAPIDGDVVGIVTQEGQTVIAQQMVPVLLKLANLDTMTIKAQVSEADVIHISQGQPVYFTILGEDKRYYATLRGTEPAPQDYLETEDSTSARQNAAVFYNALFDVPNPDQRLRIGMTAQVRIVLDTSSDVLNVPVAALGARNGDGTHNVRVLDAQGFAQTRQVSVGINNKVQVEIRDGLKAGERVVIADPQAMAAGS; from the coding sequence ATGAGCAAAACGAAAATGCGCCGTATCGGCTGGGCAGGGGCCCTGGTGGTCGCGGTGGCGGTGGCGCTGTACGCCATCAGTGCACCCGCCAAGCCACCGACCTACATCAGCACCGAAGTGCAGCGCGGCGACATCGAAGACGCGGTATTGGCCACCGGGACGCTGGAGGGGATCCGGCAGGTCGATGTGGGGGCCCAGGTGTCCGGGCAGTTGATGTCGCTCAAGGTGAAACTGGGCGACAAGGTGAAGAAGGGCCAGTGGCTGGCGCAGATCGACCCACTGGTGCTGCGCAACACCCTGCGCCAGGCCGAGGTCGACGAAGAACAGCTGCAGGCCGAGCGACGTTCGACCCTGGCGCAGATGAAACAGGCCCGGCGCCTGTATGAGCGCTATCGGCAACTGCATGCCGACCAGGCGGTGTCGAGCCAGGACTTCGAAAAGGCCGAGTCCGACTACGAGGTGCTCCAGGCCAGCCTGGGATCGCTGGACGCGAAGATCAAGAGTGCCCAGGTGCAGATCGACACGGCCAAGGTGAACCTCGGTTATGCGCGCATCGTCGCGCCCATCGACGGTGACGTGGTGGGCATCGTGACCCAGGAAGGCCAGACGGTCATCGCCCAGCAGATGGTGCCGGTGCTGCTCAAGCTGGCCAACCTCGACACCATGACCATCAAGGCCCAGGTCTCGGAAGCCGATGTGATTCATATCAGCCAGGGCCAGCCGGTGTACTTCACCATCCTCGGCGAAGACAAGCGCTACTACGCCACCCTGCGCGGCACCGAGCCGGCGCCCCAGGACTACCTGGAAACCGAAGACAGCACCTCGGCGCGGCAGAATGCGGCGGTGTTCTACAACGCGCTGTTCGACGTGCCCAACCCCGACCAGCGGCTGCGTATCGGCATGACCGCCCAGGTGCGCATCGTGCTCGACACCTCCAGCGACGTGCTCAACGTGCCGGTCGCGGCGCTCGGTGCGCGCAACGGCGACGGCACGCACAACGTGCGCGTGCTGGATGCGCAAGGCTTCGCGCAGACACGCCAGGTGAGCGTCGGCATCAACAACAAGGTTCAGGTGGAGATCCGCGACGGGCTCAAGGCAGGCGAGCGCGTGGTGATCGCTGACCCGCAAGCGATGGCGGCGGGGAGCTGA
- a CDS encoding MacB family efflux pump subunit, with translation MNQKVDLQGLDDHPLDTGQALLRLRNVSRSFMAGDREFHALRGIDLDIHAGELVAIIGSSGSGKSTLMNILGCLDHASAGSYRVKGHETRTLDDDALAALRRDHFGFIFQRYHLLPHLDAVRNVEIPAIYAGTAQAARHQRAEALLARLGLRGHLEHRPSQLSGGQQQRVSIARALMNGGQVILADEPTGALDSASGREVMSILRELHAAGHTVVLVTHDPKIAEHAERVIEVSDGQIVSDRRNVPATPTLPRPEVEAAPRRGWSVGLGLFREAFAMAWIALISHRMRTLLTMLGIIIGITSVVSISAIGEGAKRYVLKDIQAIGSNTIDIYAGSNFGDSRAKSIETLLPADVTALNQLYYVDSATPVVGRSMLLRYRNLDVDAQLNGVSSRYFQVRNLQLAAGISFSDEDARRQAQVVVLDHNTAQRLFGADVNPLGQVILVGQLPCTVIGVTADHKNLFIAGNTLNFWMPYETAAGRVLGQRHLDSISVRVKDGMPSKAVEERINALMLQRHGTKDFFTNNLDSVMQTVDKTSRSLTLLLSLIAVISLVVGGIGVMNIMLVSVTERTREIGIRMAVGARQSDIRQQFLVEAIMVCLIGGVIGIALSYAIGYLFTLVVSQWEMVFSPLSVVTAFACSTLIGVLFGFVPARNAARLDPINALARD, from the coding sequence ATGAACCAGAAGGTTGACCTGCAGGGGCTGGATGACCACCCCCTGGACACCGGCCAGGCGTTGCTGCGGCTGCGCAACGTGAGTCGCAGCTTCATGGCCGGCGACCGTGAGTTCCACGCCCTGCGCGGCATCGACCTGGACATTCACGCCGGGGAACTGGTGGCGATCATCGGCTCTTCGGGCTCGGGCAAATCCACCCTGATGAACATCCTCGGTTGCCTGGACCACGCCAGTGCCGGCAGTTACCGGGTCAAAGGCCATGAAACCCGTACGCTGGACGACGACGCCCTGGCGGCGCTGCGTCGCGACCATTTCGGCTTCATCTTCCAGCGCTACCACCTGTTGCCGCACCTGGATGCCGTGCGCAACGTGGAGATTCCGGCGATCTACGCCGGCACTGCGCAGGCGGCGCGTCATCAGCGCGCCGAGGCGCTGCTGGCCCGGCTGGGCTTGCGTGGCCACCTGGAACACCGCCCGAGCCAGCTCTCGGGGGGGCAGCAGCAGCGGGTGAGTATCGCCAGGGCCCTGATGAACGGCGGCCAGGTGATCCTCGCCGACGAACCCACCGGCGCACTGGACAGCGCCAGTGGCCGTGAGGTGATGAGCATCCTGCGCGAGCTGCACGCTGCCGGGCACACGGTGGTGCTGGTCACCCACGACCCGAAGATCGCCGAGCATGCCGAGCGGGTGATCGAGGTCAGTGACGGGCAGATCGTCAGCGACCGGCGCAATGTTCCCGCCACGCCAACGCTGCCCAGGCCGGAGGTCGAGGCGGCGCCACGGCGCGGCTGGAGCGTCGGCCTGGGGCTGTTTCGTGAAGCCTTCGCCATGGCCTGGATTGCGCTGATCTCGCATCGCATGCGCACCTTGCTGACCATGCTGGGGATCATCATCGGCATCACTTCGGTGGTGTCGATCTCGGCCATCGGCGAAGGCGCCAAGCGCTACGTGCTCAAGGACATTCAGGCGATCGGCAGCAATACCATCGATATCTACGCCGGCAGCAACTTCGGCGACAGCCGGGCCAAGTCGATCGAAACCCTGCTACCGGCGGACGTCACCGCGCTCAACCAGCTGTATTACGTCGACAGCGCCACGCCGGTGGTGGGCCGCAGCATGCTGCTGCGTTATCGCAATCTGGACGTCGATGCCCAGCTCAATGGCGTCAGCAGTCGCTACTTCCAGGTGCGCAACCTGCAACTGGCCGCCGGGATCAGCTTCAGCGACGAAGATGCGCGGCGCCAGGCGCAGGTGGTGGTGCTCGACCACAACACCGCACAGCGCCTGTTCGGCGCGGATGTGAACCCGCTTGGCCAGGTGATCCTGGTCGGCCAGTTGCCGTGCACGGTGATCGGCGTCACCGCCGATCACAAGAACCTGTTCATCGCCGGCAACACGCTGAATTTCTGGATGCCCTACGAAACCGCTGCCGGGCGCGTGCTCGGCCAGCGGCACCTGGACAGCATCAGCGTACGGGTCAAGGACGGCATGCCCAGCAAGGCCGTGGAGGAACGCATCAACGCGCTGATGCTGCAGCGCCATGGCACCAAGGACTTCTTCACCAATAACCTCGACAGCGTGATGCAGACCGTCGACAAGACCAGCCGCTCGCTGACCCTGCTGCTGTCGTTGATCGCGGTGATCTCGCTGGTGGTCGGCGGCATCGGGGTGATGAACATCATGCTGGTGTCGGTGACCGAGCGGACCCGCGAGATTGGCATCCGTATGGCGGTGGGGGCACGGCAGTCGGACATTCGCCAGCAGTTTCTGGTGGAGGCGATCATGGTCTGCCTGATCGGCGGGGTGATCGGCATCGCGCTGTCCTACGCCATCGGCTATTTGTTCACCCTGGTGGTCAGCCAGTGGGAGATGGTGTTTTCACCGCTGTCGGTGGTCACCGCGTTCGCCTGCTCGACGCTGATCGGCGTGCTGTTCGGTTTCGTGCCGGCGCGCAATGCCGCCAGGCTCGACCCGATCAACGCCCTGGCCCGCGATTGA
- a CDS encoding helix-turn-helix transcriptional regulator, whose translation MPHTLLPQIGKAIASIGTQHFTHDLHGLIAAQLRVDAVHLQSVARLCSTLVPHPPFEELISSRRDAPPCDEALRLCSQDTSEYFQHRIVALRSATAQAFSEQERGQLNDLAPLLFSLLDRHVQVHQGLGDSSGTIEVRFQERLRETGIRLSEREQQVCLGLLAGHTVPQQAEQLMLTPHTVGSYLRRAAAKLGISGRNALMRWLYEAPEGQVSTH comes from the coding sequence ATGCCTCACACCCTTCTGCCGCAAATAGGCAAAGCCATCGCCAGCATCGGCACGCAGCATTTCACCCACGACCTGCATGGCCTGATTGCCGCGCAACTACGCGTGGACGCCGTTCACCTGCAGTCGGTCGCGCGCCTCTGCTCGACCCTGGTGCCGCACCCGCCGTTCGAAGAGCTGATCAGCTCCAGACGCGATGCGCCGCCCTGCGATGAAGCCTTGCGGCTCTGCTCGCAAGACACCTCGGAATACTTCCAGCACCGCATCGTGGCGCTGCGCAGCGCCACCGCCCAGGCCTTCAGCGAACAGGAGCGTGGCCAACTGAATGACCTGGCGCCCCTGCTGTTCTCGCTGCTGGACCGGCACGTGCAGGTCCACCAGGGCCTGGGTGACAGCTCGGGCACTATCGAGGTGCGCTTTCAGGAGCGCCTGCGCGAAACCGGCATCAGGCTGTCCGAGCGCGAGCAACAGGTCTGCCTGGGCCTGCTCGCCGGGCACACCGTGCCCCAACAGGCCGAGCAACTGATGCTCACGCCGCACACCGTCGGCAGCTACCTGCGTCGTGCTGCGGCCAAACTGGGCATCAGCGGGCGCAACGCGCTGATGCGCTGGCTGTACGAAGCCCCTGAAGGCCAGGTCTCGACCCACTGA
- a CDS encoding LysR substrate-binding domain-containing protein codes for MSATLSTLPSLNALRTFEVAARHLNFRLAADELAVTQAAVAQQVRGLEASLGIRLFERLPRGLALTSAGRAYAESIGRALELIVQATQALRPDLLQLTVSVPPSFASRWLIPRLARFTEAHPHIDLRVLATEQLSRFHTDGVDVAVRYGRPPFGPGLNVERLLEQRIVVVGNPALIERLGCPREAADLQHFLLLHDAHNLWPRYMEHAFGRSQHGGSKNLRFNSTSLAIEAALAGQGLALVSRAFVADDLRAGRLVAVLDHELPMDKAFYLVWPRRGVSDGPLHTVLDWLRIQARQ; via the coding sequence ATGTCTGCCACCTTGTCCACGTTACCCTCGCTCAATGCCCTGCGTACCTTCGAGGTGGCGGCGCGGCATCTGAACTTTCGCCTGGCTGCCGATGAGCTGGCAGTGACCCAGGCTGCCGTGGCCCAGCAGGTGCGGGGTCTGGAAGCCAGCCTGGGGATTCGCCTGTTCGAGCGCCTGCCGCGTGGGCTGGCCTTGACCAGTGCCGGGCGAGCCTACGCCGAGAGTATCGGCCGGGCCCTCGAGCTGATTGTCCAGGCCACCCAGGCGCTGCGCCCCGACCTCTTGCAACTGACCGTCAGTGTGCCGCCGAGCTTTGCCTCACGCTGGCTGATCCCGCGCCTGGCGCGTTTCACCGAAGCTCACCCGCACATTGACCTGCGAGTGCTGGCCACCGAGCAGTTGTCGCGTTTCCACACCGATGGCGTGGACGTGGCGGTGCGCTATGGGCGCCCGCCGTTCGGGCCGGGGCTGAACGTCGAACGGCTGCTGGAGCAGCGTATCGTCGTGGTGGGCAACCCGGCGCTGATCGAACGCTTGGGCTGCCCGCGCGAGGCTGCCGACCTGCAGCACTTCCTGTTGCTGCACGATGCCCACAACCTCTGGCCCCGCTACATGGAGCATGCGTTTGGCCGTTCGCAGCACGGCGGTTCGAAGAACCTGCGTTTCAACAGCACGTCGCTGGCCATCGAGGCGGCTCTTGCCGGGCAGGGCCTGGCACTGGTGAGCCGCGCGTTCGTGGCCGATGACCTGAGAGCCGGACGCTTGGTGGCCGTTCTCGACCACGAACTGCCGATGGACAAGGCGTTCTACCTGGTATGGCCGCGGCGGGGCGTGAGCGACGGTCCGCTGCATACCGTACTGGACTGGCTCAGAATCCAGGCCAGGCAGTAG
- a CDS encoding SDR family oxidoreductase, whose amino-acid sequence MAEQKVAIIMAGGSGMGAAAARRLAADGFRVGILSASGKGEALAAELGGIGVTGSNQSSADMQRLVEQVLQAWGRIDVLVNSAGHGPRAPLLEISDEDWHTGMDVYLMNVIRATRLVTPVMQRQGGGAIINISTAWVAEPAAMFPTSAVFRAGLGAFTKLFADSYAKDNIRINNVLPGWIDSLPQTDERRASVPLGRYGRSEEIAATIAFLASDGAAYITAQSLRVDGGLMRSI is encoded by the coding sequence ATGGCTGAGCAAAAAGTGGCGATCATCATGGCCGGCGGCAGTGGTATGGGCGCAGCGGCGGCCAGGCGCCTGGCCGCCGATGGCTTCAGGGTCGGCATCCTCTCGGCCTCGGGCAAGGGCGAGGCGCTGGCCGCCGAGCTGGGCGGCATCGGCGTCACCGGCAGCAACCAGTCCAGCGCCGACATGCAGCGCCTGGTGGAGCAGGTGCTGCAGGCCTGGGGGCGCATCGACGTACTGGTCAACAGCGCCGGCCATGGGCCGCGGGCGCCGCTGCTGGAAATCAGCGACGAAGACTGGCACACGGGCATGGACGTGTACCTGATGAACGTGATTCGTGCCACGCGGCTGGTGACGCCTGTCATGCAGCGCCAGGGTGGTGGCGCGATCATCAATATTTCCACGGCCTGGGTCGCGGAACCTGCGGCGATGTTTCCCACCTCGGCGGTGTTCCGCGCCGGTCTCGGCGCCTTCACCAAGCTGTTCGCCGACAGCTATGCCAAGGACAACATCCGTATCAACAATGTTCTTCCGGGCTGGATCGACAGCCTGCCGCAGACCGACGAGCGCCGCGCCAGCGTGCCGCTCGGCCGTTACGGGCGCAGCGAAGAGATCGCCGCGACCATTGCCTTTCTGGCCAGTGATGGCGCAGCCTACATCACCGCGCAGAGCCTGCGTGTCGACGGTGGGCTGATGCGCAGCATCTGA
- the lhpI gene encoding bifunctional Delta(1)-pyrroline-2-carboxylate/Delta(1)-piperideine-2-carboxylate reductase, with amino-acid sequence MNKQHAGAASQEPVVVCDRERTAQLLDFPRLVEAIAQAARELRDGQILSPERLVVPLGSGVLLSMPATARDIGIHKLVNVHPANAALGLPSIHGTVSVCDAQTGRIACLLDGPEVTGRRTAAVTLLAIRTLFDGQPTEFLLYGTGVQARYHVQAIHALYPQARIRISGRDRVRVRQFCAEVAALHPRVEALEGSVPPEVQVVITLTTSLAPVYDQAPRSGRLVIGVGAFKPEMVEIGPATLEGSEIYVDEPEGAHAEAGDLLQAGVDWTRVGSLAAALDAPCKPGRPVVFKSVGTGAWDLAAARVALAALASQAD; translated from the coding sequence ATGAACAAGCAGCACGCTGGCGCCGCCAGCCAGGAACCGGTCGTGGTTTGCGACCGTGAGCGTACCGCGCAACTGCTGGACTTTCCGCGCCTGGTCGAGGCCATCGCCCAGGCCGCGCGGGAACTGCGCGACGGCCAGATCCTCAGTCCTGAACGCCTGGTGGTGCCGCTGGGCAGCGGCGTGCTGTTGAGCATGCCGGCCACGGCCCGCGACATCGGCATCCATAAGCTGGTCAATGTACACCCGGCCAATGCGGCGTTGGGCTTGCCGTCGATCCACGGCACGGTGAGCGTGTGCGACGCGCAGACCGGCCGCATCGCTTGCCTGCTCGATGGCCCCGAGGTCACCGGGCGGCGTACCGCGGCGGTGACCCTGCTGGCCATTCGCACGCTGTTCGACGGTCAGCCGACCGAGTTCCTGTTGTATGGCACCGGCGTGCAGGCGCGTTATCACGTGCAGGCCATCCACGCGCTGTACCCGCAAGCGCGTATCCGCATCAGCGGACGCGACCGGGTAAGGGTTCGGCAGTTCTGCGCAGAGGTCGCCGCACTGCACCCGCGGGTCGAGGCCCTGGAGGGTAGCGTGCCGCCAGAGGTGCAGGTGGTGATCACCCTGACCACCAGCCTGGCGCCGGTGTATGACCAGGCGCCTCGCAGTGGTCGTCTGGTGATCGGCGTCGGCGCCTTCAAGCCGGAGATGGTCGAGATCGGCCCGGCGACCCTGGAAGGCAGTGAGATCTACGTCGATGAACCCGAGGGCGCCCACGCCGAAGCCGGTGACCTGCTGCAGGCTGGCGTGGACTGGACACGAGTCGGCTCGCTGGCCGCCGCGCTGGATGCGCCGTGTAAGCCTGGCAGGCCGGTGGTGTTCAAGAGTGTCGGCACCGGTGCCTGGGACCTGGCGGCGGCGCGGGTGGCCCTGGCGGCGCTCGCCAGCCAGGCAGATTGA
- a CDS encoding sorbosone dehydrogenase family protein: MNSRLIKPLSLLGLTLLLSACGGEADSTQARGPDPKLPEPQRGLLPSMKIAEPAEWGSQKPTVPQGFAINAIATDLKIPRQTLVLPNGDILVAEGRGGNAAKLKPKDVIAGYIKAQGNTKVKGGNRLTLLRDADGDGRYEVQTVFADNLNAPYGLAFADGKLYVANQDAVVRFDYQDGQTQASGAPVRLTALPAEVNHHWTKAMTISADGRYLYVGIGSNSNIGERGMEVEADRAMVWQIDTQTGAHKPYATGLRNPTALAIQPGSEQLWAVVNERDELGPDLVPDYLTSVKEGAFYGWPWSYWGQNVDSRAHPQNPDMVARATKPDYSLGSHVAALGVSFSIPAMGDRFANGVFVGEHGSWNRDNPVGYKVIFVPFNDGKPAGEPVDFATGFRGEDGKTRGRPVGVTVDPKGALIIADDLANTVWRVTRQP, encoded by the coding sequence ATGAACAGCCGCCTGATCAAACCACTGAGCCTGCTCGGCCTGACCCTGTTGCTGAGCGCCTGCGGCGGCGAAGCCGACAGCACCCAGGCGCGCGGACCGGACCCTAAGCTGCCCGAACCACAACGCGGCCTGTTGCCCAGCATGAAGATCGCCGAGCCGGCCGAATGGGGCAGCCAGAAGCCCACGGTGCCGCAAGGCTTCGCCATCAACGCCATTGCCACCGACCTGAAGATTCCGCGCCAGACCCTGGTGTTGCCCAACGGTGACATTCTGGTGGCCGAAGGCCGCGGCGGTAATGCCGCCAAGCTCAAGCCCAAGGACGTGATCGCCGGCTACATCAAGGCCCAGGGCAATACCAAGGTGAAGGGCGGCAACCGCCTGACCCTGCTGCGCGATGCCGACGGCGATGGGCGCTACGAAGTGCAGACGGTGTTCGCCGACAACCTCAACGCGCCCTACGGCCTGGCCTTCGCCGACGGCAAGCTGTACGTCGCCAACCAGGATGCCGTGGTGCGTTTCGACTACCAGGACGGCCAGACCCAGGCCAGCGGTGCGCCGGTCAGGCTCACCGCCCTGCCGGCGGAGGTCAACCACCACTGGACCAAGGCCATGACCATCAGCGCCGACGGCCGCTACCTGTACGTGGGCATCGGCTCGAACAGCAACATCGGCGAACGTGGCATGGAAGTCGAAGCCGACCGCGCGATGGTCTGGCAGATCGACACCCAGACCGGCGCGCACAAGCCCTACGCCACCGGCCTGCGCAACCCTACGGCGCTGGCCATCCAGCCCGGCAGCGAGCAGCTCTGGGCGGTGGTCAACGAGCGTGACGAACTGGGCCCGGACCTGGTGCCGGACTACCTGACCTCGGTGAAGGAAGGCGCTTTCTACGGCTGGCCGTGGAGTTACTGGGGGCAGAACGTCGACAGCCGTGCCCATCCACAGAACCCGGACATGGTGGCCAGAGCGACCAAGCCGGACTACAGCCTGGGCTCCCACGTCGCGGCGCTGGGCGTGTCGTTCTCGATCCCGGCGATGGGCGACAGGTTCGCCAATGGCGTGTTCGTCGGCGAGCACGGCAGCTGGAACCGTGACAACCCGGTGGGCTACAAGGTGATCTTCGTGCCCTTCAACGACGGCAAACCGGCTGGTGAGCCAGTGGACTTCGCCACCGGTTTCCGTGGTGAAGACGGCAAGACCCGCGGCCGCCCGGTGGGCGTGACCGTCGACCCGAAAGGCGCGCTGATCATCGCCGACGACTTGGCCAACACGGTCTGGCGCGTGACCCGCCAGCCATGA
- a CDS encoding DUF2231 domain-containing protein, whose product MTVPDQPPYRTAPGPLHGILLGGSVSLFLGALFSDIAYYNTVQIQWSNFASWLIAGGLLFAGLAGLFAISNLLRAAHKGGRPLVYLLLLLATWVLALINAFEHAKDAWAVMPAGLVLSVLVALLAVVSAWTGFSNLRAGGAR is encoded by the coding sequence GTGACCGTCCCCGACCAACCCCCTTACCGCACCGCGCCGGGCCCGCTGCACGGGATCCTGCTCGGCGGCAGCGTGTCGCTGTTCCTCGGCGCCCTGTTCAGCGATATCGCCTACTACAACACCGTGCAGATCCAGTGGAGCAACTTCGCTTCCTGGCTGATCGCCGGGGGCCTGCTGTTCGCCGGTCTGGCCGGCCTGTTCGCCATCTCCAATCTGCTGCGCGCCGCGCACAAGGGCGGCCGCCCGCTGGTCTACCTGCTGCTGTTGCTGGCCACTTGGGTGCTGGCCCTGATCAACGCTTTCGAACACGCCAAGGACGCCTGGGCGGTGATGCCCGCCGGCCTGGTGCTGTCGGTGTTGGTCGCGCTGCTGGCCGTGGTCTCGGCGTGGACCGGCTTCAGCAACCTGCGCGCCGGAGGTGCCCGATGA
- a CDS encoding protein phosphatase 2C domain-containing protein produces MHLDLIESISLAGKAQVPNDDRAGCGERHAWVIDGATDLGPSGLLGERGGAAWLSGVAHRAFMAAEGTLADICGQVFASVATAYAQARQREPQGKWELPQAALAALALEGPVLACGFLADCVVLHRSAQGVAFLTPAPDRHQERAEALALGPGAGAGAVRTPAVLADRRAARERPKAVLSVDAAQAAKAIEYVRVAVAPGDDLLLMSDGFAALLDTYQAYQPEAFMQRLLATGLAPLAEELRRIERDDAACLRYPRFKASDDATALWLRVS; encoded by the coding sequence ATGCATCTGGACCTCATCGAATCCATCAGCCTGGCCGGCAAGGCGCAGGTGCCGAACGACGATCGGGCCGGCTGTGGCGAGCGGCATGCCTGGGTCATCGACGGTGCCACCGACCTCGGCCCGTCGGGGCTGTTGGGCGAGCGGGGTGGGGCGGCGTGGCTGTCCGGTGTTGCGCATCGTGCATTCATGGCCGCCGAAGGTACCCTGGCCGATATCTGCGGGCAGGTCTTCGCCAGCGTGGCCACGGCCTATGCGCAGGCGCGCCAGCGTGAACCACAGGGCAAGTGGGAGTTGCCGCAGGCAGCCCTGGCGGCGCTGGCCCTCGAAGGCCCGGTGCTGGCCTGTGGTTTTCTGGCCGATTGCGTGGTGCTGCACCGCAGCGCCCAGGGCGTGGCCTTCCTGACGCCGGCGCCGGATCGTCATCAGGAACGCGCCGAGGCCCTGGCCCTGGGGCCGGGGGCGGGCGCGGGGGCGGTGCGCACGCCAGCGGTGCTGGCCGACCGCCGCGCCGCCCGCGAGCGGCCCAAGGCGGTGCTCAGCGTGGACGCCGCGCAGGCGGCGAAGGCCATCGAGTATGTACGTGTGGCGGTGGCGCCCGGTGATGACCTGCTGCTGATGAGCGACGGCTTCGCGGCCTTGCTGGACACCTACCAGGCCTATCAACCGGAAGCCTTCATGCAGCGTTTGCTGGCCACCGGGCTGGCGCCGCTGGCCGAAGAGCTGCGGCGCATCGAGCGCGATGACGCGGCCTGCCTGCGCTACCCTCGCTTCAAGGCCAGCGACGATGCCACCGCGCTGTGGCTGCGGGTGAGCTGA
- a CDS encoding LysR family transcriptional regulator, giving the protein MRNLSQTDLALLNMPSFKALRSFVAAARYRSFSRAAEALCVTQAAISRQIRDLEEHLGTELFLRQGREVSLTAAGSLLLDTAQLSMLNIYQTTERIRRETRDRRNLTLCCTHALSALRLGQQLKGFANANPEIRLNVITTERFRAMEPGIVPDIFISQALDERPGYRRRALFHEVIYPVCTPAYLDAHPQLRTAEGLRQAALLDLDPYGRAQLTERFDWNAWFSHPASQSGSRTPGCTPAFSSNDYSLLMQLVLDDQGVALGWDHLVAPLLRQGRLVRPLAGEVMLKDEIHYLVVNQDTADDPACLRLQNWLIEQFT; this is encoded by the coding sequence ATGCGCAACCTCTCCCAGACCGACCTGGCGCTGCTCAACATGCCGTCTTTCAAGGCTTTGCGCTCCTTCGTCGCCGCCGCCCGCTACCGCAGTTTCAGCCGCGCCGCCGAGGCCCTGTGCGTGACCCAGGCGGCGATCAGCCGGCAGATACGCGACCTGGAAGAACACCTGGGCACCGAACTGTTCCTGCGCCAGGGCCGTGAAGTCAGCCTGACCGCCGCCGGCAGCCTGCTGCTGGACACGGCGCAGCTGTCGATGCTGAACATCTACCAGACCACTGAACGCATCCGCCGGGAAACCCGCGACCGCCGCAACCTGACCCTGTGCTGCACCCACGCGCTGTCGGCATTGCGCCTGGGACAACAGCTCAAGGGCTTTGCCAATGCCAACCCCGAGATCCGCCTGAACGTGATCACCACGGAACGCTTCCGGGCCATGGAGCCGGGCATCGTCCCGGACATCTTCATCAGCCAGGCGCTGGACGAACGGCCGGGCTACCGGCGCCGGGCGCTGTTCCATGAAGTGATCTACCCGGTATGCACCCCCGCCTACCTCGACGCTCATCCCCAGCTGCGCACGGCAGAGGGGCTGCGCCAGGCCGCGTTGCTGGACCTCGACCCATACGGGCGCGCACAGCTGACCGAGCGCTTCGACTGGAACGCCTGGTTCAGCCACCCGGCCAGCCAGAGCGGCAGCCGCACGCCCGGCTGCACCCCGGCCTTCAGCAGCAACGACTACAGCCTGCTGATGCAACTGGTGCTGGACGACCAGGGCGTGGCGCTGGGCTGGGATCACCTGGTCGCGCCGCTGCTACGCCAGGGCCGCCTGGTCAGGCCGCTGGCCGGAGAGGTGATGCTCAAGGACGAAATCCATTACCTGGTGGTCAACCAGGACACCGCCGATGACCCGGCGTGCCTGCGCCTGCAGAACTGGCTGATCGAGCAGTTCACCTAG
- a CDS encoding AzlC family ABC transporter permease, which translates to MIDPGARQAFMLGVRKLLPLIPGVIPFGLVTGVTAIDMGLSPASTLGMTALFYAGSAQMAALQLTQAGVVPIAIVVTALIINLRFIMYGAVFAAHLQHLPRRITWPAAYLLSDQSFALCSLRASAGQHDARLFPFYLGTAISMWLAWMLSVAAGVYVGASIPGSWSLSFAIPLSFLALLVPGIRNAPSLGAAVVGGLLAVLLVRLPYNLGLVIGSVCGIATGVWLEQLRRPAFPATEPDA; encoded by the coding sequence ATGATCGACCCAGGTGCCCGACAGGCCTTCATGCTCGGCGTGCGCAAGCTGTTGCCGCTGATTCCCGGGGTGATTCCCTTTGGCCTGGTGACCGGGGTCACGGCCATCGACATGGGCCTGTCGCCCGCTTCGACCCTGGGCATGACTGCGCTGTTCTATGCCGGCTCGGCACAGATGGCGGCCTTGCAACTGACTCAGGCCGGCGTGGTGCCGATCGCCATCGTGGTCACGGCGTTGATCATCAATCTGCGCTTCATCATGTATGGGGCGGTCTTCGCCGCCCACCTGCAGCACCTGCCACGGCGCATCACCTGGCCGGCGGCGTACCTGCTGTCCGACCAGTCGTTCGCCCTGTGCAGCCTGCGCGCCTCGGCGGGGCAGCACGATGCCCGGCTGTTTCCCTTTTACCTCGGCACGGCCATTTCCATGTGGCTGGCCTGGATGCTCTCGGTGGCCGCGGGGGTGTACGTCGGCGCCAGCATCCCCGGCAGCTGGTCGCTGAGTTTTGCCATTCCGCTGTCGTTCCTGGCCCTGCTGGTGCCGGGCATTCGCAATGCGCCCAGCCTGGGCGCGGCCGTGGTGGGCGGGCTGCTGGCGGTGTTGCTGGTGCGCCTGCCGTACAACCTGGGGCTGGTCATCGGCTCGGTGTGCGGCATCGCCACGGGGGTTTGGCTTGAGCAACTGCGTCGGCCGGCGTTTCCAGCCACGGAGCCCGACGCATGA